One Nicotiana sylvestris chromosome 12, ASM39365v2, whole genome shotgun sequence genomic window carries:
- the LOC104213409 gene encoding E3 ubiquitin-protein ligase ATL31-like gives MVKAHDGFVSLPIYLLILLVLSRPMIPNAAALPSNPENRVRYPRPSISPAMAIIIVVLIAALFFVALFSIYIRYRISTNGNSILQTLSTRRRPSAATRGLDNSVIETFPTFAYAEVKDHHIGKGGLECAVCLNEFEDDEKLRLIPKCDHVFHPECIGAWLKSHVTCPVCRADLSIPQPDEPPVKAHEVLNIDQEGTENLQQNKEVSIQIGSDENIKQQEDPSSVKRLSFDVPNQPPRSFSIKRPKILNKFRSHSTGHSLVVPGENLDRYTLRLSENVRKEVMNRALLNRTKSCAVTLPRHGSTKIEYRKGVGKESNNEVSIEIETDENLMVQQEKTCNVTRNLSINVPKRPPRSLSMKRPRTLSRFRSFSTGHSLVIAGENLDQHTLRLPENVRKEVMNRALLNRTKSCAVTLSRFGSTRSGYRTGNGEGRKIVSPFFTRGPSLKSPKIMVDIEEGSTSRSVKMAIKMPSFKCLEPKGDEASLLTIEKA, from the coding sequence ATGGTGAAAGCTCATGATGGATTCGTTTCACTTCCCATTTATCTCCTCATCTTGTTGGTATTATCGCGTCCTATGATTCCAAATGCGGCAGCGCTGCCATCAAATCCCGAGAATCGTGTCCGGTACCCACGTCCAAGTATTAGCCCAGCAATGGCCATTATCATAGTGGTTCTCATAGCTGCCTTGTTTTTCGTTGCACTTTTCTCGATTTACATTCGCTACCGCATCTCCACTAATGGTAACAGCATCCTCCAAACACTTTCCACGCGCCGACGCCCTTCTGCTGCAACACGTGGACTCGACAATTCAGTCATCGAGACTTTCCCCACCTTTGCATACGCCGAAGTgaaggatcatcatattggcaaGGGTGGTTTGGAGTGTGCAGTATGCTTGAACGAGTTTGAAGACGACGAAAAGCTGCGGTTGATCCCAAAGTGTGATCACGTGTTCCACCCTGAATGCATCGGTGCTTGGCTCAAGTCTCACGTCACTTGCCCCGTTTGTCGAGCTGACCTTAGTATTCCTCAACCTGATGAACCACCGGTTAAAGCTCATGAGGTACTAAACATTGATCAAGAAGGGACAGAGAATCTGCAGCAAAATAAGGAAGTTTCAATACAAATAGGGAGTGATGAAAATATAAAACAGCAAGAGGATCCCTCTAGTGTTAAGCGATTGAGTTTCGACGTGCCGAACCAGCCACCAAGATCGTTTTCTATAAAGAGAccaaagattttgaacaagtttaGGTCACACTCGACTGGCCATTCATTGGTGGTACCGGGGGAGAATTTGGACAGGTACACTCTCAGATTATCGGAGAATGTTAGAAAAGAGGTAATGAACCGGGCACTACTAAACCGGACAAAGAGTTGTGCAGTCACTTTACCAAGACATGGTAGCACTAAAATAGAGTACAGAAAAGGTGTCGGGAAGGAAAGCAATAACGAAGTCTCAATAGAAATAGAGACTGATGAAAATTTGATGGTACAACAAGAGAAGACCTGTAATGTTACGCGAAATTTGAGTATCAACGTGCCGAAGCGGCCGCCAAGGTCGCTTTCTATGAAGAGACCAAGGACATTGAGCAGGTTTAGATCATTCTCGACCGGCCACTCATTGGTGATAGCGGGGGAGAATTTGGACCAGCATACTCTTAGATTACCGGAGAATGTTAGGAAAGAGGTAATGAACCGGGCATTGCTGAACCGGACAAAGAGTTGCGCAGTCACTTTATCAAGATTTGGTAGCACTAGAAGCGGGTACAGAACCGGAAATGGAGAAGGAAGAAAGATTGTATCACCATTCTTTACTAGAGGTCCATCGTTGAAGTCACCGAAAATAATGGTTGATATCGAAGAGGGGTCCACTTCACGCAGTGTAAAAATGGCAATCAAAATGCCGTCGTTCAAATGCTTGGAGCCAAAAGGTGATGAAGCCAGTTTGCTGACAATTGAGAAAGCATAA